In the Silene latifolia isolate original U9 population chromosome 1, ASM4854445v1, whole genome shotgun sequence genome, ATCCTTGCTCTGGTATCTGAACAGTGGACTGACCAGGTAACAAAGTGGCACCGGCTGGTTGAACAGGATCTTTCTTCTTTTGGGCTGGTCTCCATACATGCTGAGGGGCCTTCCTTGGTTGCACAGGTTTGCCCTTCTTGCAGTTTTCCTTCTCATGTCCAAGTAGCTTACATTTAGTACACATACTgggtttccattcatattcaacaTCCAATCTCAAAACAGACTGTTTCTCATTCAAGAATTGAATAGATGATGGAAATTTCTGGCCTAGCTTCAACTCAACCATAACCCGAGCAAAACCCAATCTAGTTTTTTGCTCTGTGGCCTCATCACTTTTCACATATTGACCCACTAGATTAGCAATTTTACTTAAGCTTTTACCCCAATATTTTAGTGGTAGTTTGTGAATTCGAACCCAGGCAGGCACACTCTTAATTTCCCCCTTTGTTAACTCCACCTCTGGTGTCCATGGGCGAATTATCATAGGTTtgttatgaaataaaaagtgaCCACTGTGTAAGACTGCTTGTTTCATTTCCTCAGTTTGAAAACGAACTAAGAAGATTCCATTTGGCATAAAAGAAATTTTAGTGATTGTGTGCTTACTCCACAATTTTTTCAGGAAACTCTCCAAGGCTTGCCAAGGAGGATTGGCCCCCAAGATGAAGCCATAAATTGCAGTCTGCCAGTATTGTATTTCATCTTGAACATCCTCATCAGTCAGTTGAAGCATCTCAGAATCCTCAACCACCTGCAAGATTCTTTTCCCATGTCTCTGGAACCACTCTCCATCTTCTTGGCCTACTTCCTCCTTTGTTTCATCTGGCTCCCCCACTGCCTCCATAGCAGACTCAAGTTCACTGTCTAGCAGTATAGGGATACCTGTAATCTCATGGATGCTTTTTTGTTTCTGTCCCTCATCTACATCAGGCCCCTGTATTTTTTTAACTTTTTCAGAACGAATGGCTCTGGATGTGGTAGCTTGTGATGAAATCTTGTGAGTACCGGATTTCTTACTTGATTCAATAGCCATATTGATGAATTCAGATCTGGGATGAAGCctgaatgaattgaaaagaatgaaaaaagtgCTTTTCAGTGCAGTTTTTAGCTGGCGGCTTTCAGCACGTAGCTTTCCTCTTTTCTCACTTTGTTAAAAAAAATGTAAGCGGATAGTCTTAAGTACACTTATATGTGTAATTTGTTACAAATGAAATTTAAGAAATTGATTTACACATCATAAGAAGCTACGAGGGTAATTGAATACTCTCCATTTTCTCGCAATGCTAAAGATTATCCAATGACTATCAAACACTCCAAACTTTATACCGAAAATAAAGAGAAAAGACGATAAAAGAAAAGATTTAAGTTTAACTTAAGGGAAATTCCAACTTGTACCCTTCTGCTATGGGTTAATCCCACTTGTACCCCTATTTTTCATGAAAGCCCATTTATACCCTTCAATTTACTAGTTATTCTCACGTATACCCTTCAAGTATAGACTAGTCTCCCTTGTACCCTTACTTTTAAGGAAAGTCCACACTCCAACATCATAATACTATGCACCGACAACTAAAACGTTAAGTAAATTCTCGCTTGTCATTATGAAGTGGGGAAGAAGTGTTAAGTATCCTTATGTACGATGTTAAGGGcaatgtaaacaatatgatacttTAATTGAAATATTTGTTTTCTATTCAACAAACATCGTTTTTTCCTCCAAATTCATTTTTATATGCCTCAACTTCATCTTCAACGTTCATCTTTTACCACACTTCATCCTCAATATTCATTATTTACTATACTTAAGAGATATATGTGAGAATAACTATTTTCTAAAAAATAAGGTACAAATGGGAAGTCCCTTAAAACCCGAAACTAGAACGAGTGAATGACTGACTCATCAAATCAAATTAATTTTCCAACTGGAATCCAATTGCCCAGAACAATTAACTTTACCAATTTGGAAAAACCCTAGGATTTCATTTGAAAAATCCCTCTTTTCTCATTCCGGCCGCATCACTCATCAGTTGGGgaaaatgaagaagatgaagatgaggaaaACATCTTCAAATCTACGACATTCTTGTCAATACATACCATCAGAAGTATTGACCCAAATTCTCGCACAATTGCCGGCGAAAACCCTATTAAGATTTAGGTGCGTATGTAAATCTTGGTGCTCAATTATCGATAATCCCGATTTTGTTTCAATGCATCTTCACATTTTCAACAATAACAAGAACAAAAACAACTTTAATTCGAGTGAATTATTAGCCATCGAGAGTTCCGGAGGGTGGGAAGAAAGCGGATGCTTGCTAACACTTCGTAAAGCCGACACTCTCCGAAAAATTAGTAACATTTTCGAGAGTTCTGAAAGATACTTAATTCATGGAAGTTGTAATTCCTTGCTTTTAATAGGCCTCTCTCGGATATCCATGTATGTTGGGATGAGAATATGTAATCCTAGTATTAGAAAATCGTTGCTAATTCCCCCTTGCCCTCTTATTTCTTCTCAAATGTATAAGATTGATTTTGTAATTGGATTTGCGCCACGCTCTAAGGATTATAAAGTCGTTGCTATATCATTTACGCCTATTGAAGGTGTAAAGATTCCAGATATAGAGATGTGTGTTGCTGTTTATACACTTAGTGATCAACAATGGTGCATCAAAAATGATGGGTTGAATATGGACTTTACGACATTTGCGCGTGTCTTTAGTTGTTGTTCACTATCAAATGCTTATTATTCAGAAGGGGCTGCTCATTGGCTTGGAAGGGACCCATATGGGGATTGTCATCATATGGGTGGTATGAATAAACCAACTCATCTTGTTTCCTTCCACTTTGATACGGAAAATTTCACCTTTTTGGAACTGCCACGGGCAATGGGTGAAATAGCTACTTCAAGGTGTTTGTTTCTTCTTGGGGAATCACTAGCGGTTATCTTCCTGTCTTTTTCATGTTTTAGAAAATGGGTGTTTAAACTGGAAAGCGGAAAGAGGGAATGGACCCAGTTAGAGTTGGCATAAAGGGCCGTGGGCCGGTGGGCGGCACGGCCAGGCACGGCCCACAGCACGGCACGGCACGGCCTGACGAGAAAATCGAGGAAGCACGGGCACGGCACGAATGGGCTTTGGACGGGCTCCGACGcgattttcatcaaaaatccgtGCCTAGGCACGGCACGGCCCAGGCACGGTGGAGCACGACAGGCTTGGCACGGCCCGGCACGAAGAAGGGCccgtttattattatttattaaataaaaagtaCGGTAACATTtaacaaaatatatatttaagccattaatcatcatttattaaactaaaagtacactaatatttaataaaatatatatttaaaccattaatcatcatttattaaacaaaaagtactaaaaatatatcaattatataacgtttttttttaaataaaaaaaatattaaagcacATGGGTCAGCCCACAGACAAGGCACGAAAagcccatgggccaggcacggcccGAGCACGAAAATGGCCGTGCCTTGAGCGGGCCGCGGCGTAGGTTTGGATCAGTGGGCCTGACACGGCACGGCCCGAGTAGCCCGATATACGTGCCTGGGCCGGGCCAATTTTTGGGGAAGGCACGATGGGCCGGCACGCGGGCCGGCCCAGCACGGCCCATTGCCTACTCTAGACCCAgtgtagggatggcaatgggtgggatatggatggggtggagtcatatccatatccatttaatttattgtcatccatatcccaccctcatccatttaatattttttcatcCATCCATATCCACCGGGTGAAGCGGGTGGAGCGGGTACCCGTTGGATATTTTCACaacttataaaatttaaagataaTATATCGTAAAAAAATTGTGGCGATAAATTTAAAAGGCATACATAATTCAAGTAACAATATGTGTTAGCAAATAGCAACCCAGGACATATCCAACAATAACAAAGTGTCTTTACAAAGCAAGCAAGTGACCATACAAATACGCCCCGCCAACTACAAAGAAACCACCAACGCATTatattattgattaaactaacaaaagtaagttactttgattagtgaaaataacaatatcCACATAAACACAAGTTTTATTTTTCCTAAATAACAACATgatattaaaattaaataaaatttctGATAAAAAAATATACTTTTGAAGGG is a window encoding:
- the LOC141649430 gene encoding F-box protein At1g30790-like, translating into MKKMKMRKTSSNLRHSCQYIPSEVLTQILAQLPAKTLLRFRCVCKSWCSIIDNPDFVSMHLHIFNNNKNKNNFNSSELLAIESSGGWEESGCLLTLRKADTLRKISNIFESSERYLIHGSCNSLLLIGLSRISMYVGMRICNPSIRKSLLIPPCPLISSQMYKIDFVIGFAPRSKDYKVVAISFTPIEGVKIPDIEMCVAVYTLSDQQWCIKNDGLNMDFTTFARVFSCCSLSNAYYSEGAAHWLGRDPYGDCHHMGGMNKPTHLVSFHFDTENFTFLELPRAMGEIATSRCLFLLGESLAVIFLSFSCFRKWVFKLESGKREWTQLELA